A stretch of Pyrenophora tritici-repentis strain M4 chromosome 7, whole genome shotgun sequence DNA encodes these proteins:
- a CDS encoding mitochondrial phosphate carrier protein, producing MANKLDAIKPQKKIELFSGSYFAACTMGGIIACGPTHTMVTPLDLVKCRRQVDSSLYKSNSQAWKMIYSKEGLRGVFFGWTPTFIGYSMQGAGKYGFYEGFKYLYGDKLAPGAPKQVVYLAASASAEFLADLALCPMEAIKVRMQTTLPPFAHNLREGWAKVIKEEGVGGLYKGLYPLWARQIPYTMVKFATFEETVTQIYRFLGKPKESFGPLQQTGVSFLGGYIAGVGCAVVSHPADVMVSKLNSDRKPGESAGQAIGRIYGKIGFPGLWNGLPVRIFMIGTLTAFQWLIYDSFKVYLGLPTTGGH from the exons ATGGCGAACAAATTGGACGCGATAAAGCCGCAGAAGAAGATTGAGCTCTTCTCCGGCTCATACTTTGCGGCATGCACAATGGGAGGCATCATCGCATGCGGACCTACACATACAATGGTTACGCCTCTAGATCTG GTAAAATGCCGACGCCAAGTCGACTCCTCCCTCTACAAGTCCAACTCACAAGCCTGGAAAATGATCTACTCCAAAGAAGGTCTCCGCGGCGTCTTCTTCGGCTGGACCCCAACCTTCATCGGCTACTCGATGCAAGGCGCGGGAAAATACGGCTTCTACGAAGGCTTCAAGTACCTCTACGGCGACAAACTCGCGCCCGGAGCACCCAAACAAGTCGTCTACCtcgccgcctccgcctcAGCAGAGTTCCTAGCGGACCTCGCCTTGTGCCCCATGGAAGCCATCAAAGTGCGCATGCAGACTACGCTCCCGCCTTTTGCGCACAACTTGCGCGAGGGCTGGGCCAAGGTTATCAAGGAAGAGGGTGTCGGTGGCTTGTACAAGGGATTGTACCCCCTGTGGGCGAGGCAGATTCCGTATACCATGGTCAAGTTTGCGACGTTTGAGGAGACGGTTACGCAGATTTATCGGTTTTTGGGTAAGCCCAAGGAGTCGTTTGGGCCGCTGCAGCAGACCGGGGTTAGTTTCCTGGGTGGGTACATCGCCGGTGTTGGGTGTGCGGTTGTGTCGCATCCTGCAG ACGTCATGGTGTCGAAACTCAACAGCGACCGCAAGCCTGGTGAGAGTGCGGGTCAAGCTATCGGCAGGATATATGGCAAGATTGGTTTCCCTGGTTTGTGGAATGGTCTGCCTGTTCGTATCTTTATGATTGGTACACTCACGGCGTTTCAATGGCTTATTTATGATTCTTTCAAGGTTTATCTGGGT CTTCCTACGACTGGTGGTCATTAG